The genomic window GTGGTCCCCGCCGGACCGCTCCACGGCGGCCTTGGTGTTCTTGAGCAGGGTCTCGCACTTGGCGCAGCCGGGCCCGAAGACTTCGATGAGCATGGGATCTCCTTCAGAGAATGGCGTTGAACAGATAACCGACCAGGAGGATGCCCGCCGCGACCACCCCCACGAACGCACCGATGAGGCGGGGCCGCATGACCCGGCGCAGGATGACCGTTTCGGGCAGGGAAAGGCCGATGACGGCCATCATGAAGGCCAGGGTGGACCCCAGGGCCGCGCCCTTGCCCAGCAGGGCCTCCACGATGGGCATCACGCCCGCCGCGTTGGAATAGAGCGGCACCCCGATGGCCACGGCCAGGGGCACGCTGTACCACGACTTCCGCCCCAGGAGGCTCGCCATGAAGGCCTCGGGCACGAAGCCGTGGATGAAGGCCCCCACCAGGATGCCCACCAGGATGTACAGCCAGACCTTGCCGACGATGTCCTTGACGCCCTGCACGGCCTGGCCGATGCGCGCGGCAAGGGAGGGCCGCTCCTCCCCGGCATCCGCCAGGGCCGGCGCCTTGAGGGCTTCCTGCACCCACCCTTCCAGGTGGCGCTCCATGTTCATGCGCCCCAGCACGAGGCCCGCGAAGAAGGCGATGGCCACCCCCGTGCCGGCGTAGAGCAGGGCGATCTTCCAGCCGAACATCGCGAAGAGCATCCCCAGGGCCACCTCGTTGACCATGGGCGCGGCCACCAGGAAGCTGAACGTCACGCCCAGCGGGACGCCCGCCTTGAGGAAGCCGATGAACAGGGGCACCGCAGAGCAGGAGCAGAACGGGGTGACGATGCCGAACAGGGAGGCCATGGCGTTGCCGAGGCCCGGATTCCGCCGGGACAGCGCGTCGCGCACCCTCCCCGGGCTGATGAACGTCTGCAGGAAGGTGACGATGAAGACGATCAGGGTGAGCAGCAGCAGGACCTTCGGCGTGTCGTAGAAGAAGAACGCCACCGCCTCGCCCAGGTGGGACCTGGGCGCCAGGCCAAGCAGGGAGAAGGCGATCACCTCCGAAAGCCGGTGGATGACCGCGTAGAGCAGGATCCAGGCCGGAAGGGCCAGCAGGATCCAGCCTCCCCTGCGCAGGAACGACGGCGCCGGTTCCGGCCTGGCGCCCCCACAGCATTCAGACATGGGTCGCCTCGTCCATCCCGGCCAGCTGCTTGCGGCAGACGTCCTGGACCGGGATCCCCTTCACGGCCGCGACGCGGGCGCGGTCCAGGTTCGCCTCGGGCAACGACGACGCTTCACGAAGGAGGATTTCAAGAAGAGGTGGGGCCGGTTCCGGGCACGAGACGAAAACCCACCGCCCTTCCTTCCGCTCCGTCACGAACCCGGCCCTGCGCAGCTCCCGCAAGGCCTCGGAAACCGAGGACGCGGGCACCGAAAGCGTCTCCGCCACCTGGCACACGCACAACTCCCCCGCGCCCACCAGGGCCAGAACCCGCAGGCGCAAAGGGTGGGAAACGGCCTTCAGCCTGTCCACCAGCGAACGGAGATCCTCTGCCATGCCTTGCTTCCTTTCCGATGCCGCCCCTCCCGTCCGTCCGAAGGGGATGGGGTTAATATACACACATCGGAAATTATCGAAATATATATTTGCCTAGAAGGCGACCGTGGCCGCCGTCGTGGCGCCTGCCGTCACGGTGGCGGCGACGGGCACGGCGACGGCAACCGTCGTGGAACCGTCCCCGGCCGTGGTCGTCCGGTTACCCACCAGGCTGTAGGTGCCCGCCGGCAGGGACCCGAAGGTGAAAGTCTCGGTCGCACCCACGACGGCCATGTCCCGGTCCAGGATGAACGTGTGGGTGGCGCCGCCGGGGGTCGAGGCTAAGGTGGCCAGCAGGTCGATGCCGTCCGACTGGCTCGCGGTGGCCAGGGGCGTCACGGTGCCGTTCAGGGTGCCCACGCCGGCCGTGGCCGTGAAGGCGGCGCTGAAGGTGAAGGTGGGCGTGGCGCTGGTGAGGCTGAAGCCGTCGCTGGCCTTGGGCCCGTAGAACGTCCCGGGGGCGGGCAGGCTGACCACGTAGTAGGTGCCGCCCACCGGCAGGAGATCGAGGGTGTAGGCGCCGGTGGCGCCGGTCGTGGCGCTCCGGACGATGGACGGCTTCCCGGCTCCATCCAGGACCTCGGCGAAAACGGGCACGCCGGCCAGGGCCGACCCGTCCGCCTGGTCCGTGAGGATTCCGGTGATGGAACCCGTGACGGCCTTCTCGTAGGCGAAGCAGGTGGGGCGCAGCAGGTACTTGCCGGACGCCCCCGCGCCCACGACCTGGACGGAGTGGGCGGCGTCGAAATCGATCCAGATGTCGGCGGTGGTTCCGGCCTGGACGACGAACGGCCCGATCAGTTTGATGCCCGTCTGGGCACCGGAGGGGACGGTGAGGGCGTGGGTCGTGCCGTCCTTGAGCACTACCGAGTTCCCGGTGGAACCCAGGATGAGCCGCATCTGGCCGTAGGAGCCGGGGTCCAGGGCCACGCCCCTCAGCAGGCTCCGGCTCACCCCGCCCGTGAGGGTGAGGAGGTCGACCGGGGTGCCTCCCACCGTGCCCAGGGTCATCCAGGACCCGCCGTCCCGGCTGATCTCGACGGACTGGATGCTGAGGAGGATGGAGGTGTAGGCCGTTGTTGGGCCGTCGACCAGGGTGACGTTCATGGCGGAGGACCGGGGGGCCGGGGTGCCCGAACCGGACCCCCCGCAACCGAGCAGGCCTGCGAGGCCCAGGACGACGGGGAGAACATGGATGGATCGCATCGTGGATCTCCTGAAAAGCGCGTGGATTGGAAAGGAAACGCCAGGGGCGGCGGACGGGGTCCCCGGAGCCGATCCTCCGGGACCCGTTCGGCCCTCAAGATCCGTACCAATGCGTCCTTCGGGACTTTACGAAGGCATTCGCGTCATTTCGACCCGGCCGGACGAGCGCCGCGGGCCTGAATGGGCCCAGGGCCGAACAAGCCGGGAGGGGGCCGGGAACCCGGCATCCACACCGGGAGGTCGACCCGATCGGGCAAAGCCACGGCCACCTTGCGGTGGCCGTGGCGATGAATAGGTAGGTTCGAAAGGTCAGTCCTTCAGCCCAGCCGTCAGTTCCTTGCTGGCCTTCTTGAACTCCTGGATCCCCTTGCCCAGGGACTTGCCCAGTTCGGGCAGCTTGCTGGGCCCGAAGAAGATCAGCAGACAGGCGCCGATCAGGAGGATTTCAGTCATTCCGAGATTGCCCATGGTTCACTCCAGTCTGTTCGGATGGTCGTGCCACTCACTTGTCGAAAGGGATGACGAGGGTGGTCTTGGGGTGGCAGTCCTTGCAGAGGACCACCGATTTCTGGTGCCCGAAATGGCACGCGGTGCAGGAGATCTCCCCGTAGTGGGATTTGTGGGGATTCAGGCCGTGGGCTTCCCTGGGCTTGGTCTTCTCCGCAAGGGCCTCGTAGGAGCCGTGGCAGGCCAGGCACCGGTCGTTCGCAACTTCGTCCCCCTTGAGGGGGAAGGCAGGACCGTGGCACCCCGAGCAGGAGACCAGCTTGGCGGCATGCTGGCCCGAAAGGAACGCCGCGGCGCCCGGGACCGGCATGAGCTCCCGGGTCCGTGCGAAATCGCCCGCGTTCGGCTTGCCCAGGTTCCGCTTGCCGCCCTTGACGGTGAAGGACCGGCCCGGCTTGAAGTCGTGGCAGGCGGAACACGGCACGCCGCTTTCCGGGGCCGCGTGTCCGCGGTGGATCCTGACGCCGAACGCGTTCTTTCCCGCGGCCGGGGCGGGCTTGCCGTGACAGGGGAGGCACTCGGCGATCGCCTTGCCCTTGACGGCCGGGTGCGCCTCCCCCAGCAGGCTCTTGAAATCGGGGTGGCAGGCGGTGCAACCCGCAGGAGCCTTCGCCGGGGCCGCGCCCAGCCCCCCGGCGAACGCCAGGAGCAGGGCCATCACCCCGTATTCGAAAAATCGTCTCATCGGGTGGTTCCTCCGGGGCCGCGGCCCCCGGTTGAACGGGGACCGCGGCGGTGGCGTATCCGTCAGATCTTCTCGGCCGCGGCCTTGAGGCCCGCGATGCGTCCGAACACCGTCGCGTCGGGCGTCGCATTGCCGCCCAGCCGGTTGGCGCCGTGCAGGCCGCCGGTGATCTCGCCGGCCGCATAGAGATGCGGGATCGGCTTGCCCCAGATATCGAGCACCTGGGTCTCCTTGTTGACGCGCAGGCCGCCCATGGTGTGGTGGACGGCGGGCCACTGCGCGATCGCGTAGTACGGGCCCTGCTCCTGGGAGACCATCACGCTGGTGATGTTCTTGCCGAACTCGGGGTCCTTCTTGTCCTTGAGGTAGGAGTCGTGCTTGCGCATGGTCTCGGTGAGCACGGCCGGGTCGAGCCCGATCTTGGTTGCCAGCTCGGCGATGGTGGCGGCCCGGACGAAGCGGCCCGCGGCGACGGCCTTGTTGGCCTCCTCCATCGTGCCCATCTTGGGGATCATCGCCTCGTTGAAGATGGAGAAGGTCTTCTTGCCGCCGGTGGCCATCTCCGCCCGGGCGACCACGTCGCGGCGCTCCTGCTCGTTGACGAAGCGCACGCCCTTCTCGTTCACGTAGACGATGCCGTAGCCGGGCCCGCGGAAGGGGTACACGGCGGGGGCGTCCAGGATGCCCGTTTCGGGATCGGCGAAGGGATAGAGCTGGATGAAGGCCATGTGGAGGGTGTCGGCCCCGACGGCCTGGGCGTAGCGGATCATCTCGCCGGTGGCGCCCTTGTGGTTGGTGCAGTTGTACCCTGCGGTCAGGGTCGGGTTGTAGATCGTGCGCATCGGGACGTCGTGGCCGAAGCCGCCCGAGGCGAGCACCACGGCCTTGCGCGCGCGGATGTTGACGGGGCCGCGGCCGGTCTCGAGCTCGACGCCCAGCACGGGGCTGTCGACGTCCTTGCGCCAGAGCCAGCTCACCTTCGCCTTCAGGCGCATCTTGGCGCCGCGCTTCTCGGCGATCTTGCGCAGCGCCTCGGTGAAGCCCTTGCCGACGCCTTCGATGCAGGTGTGGGTGCGGTACTGGCTATGGCCACCGGTGCGGTTGAGGATCTGGCGGAGCTGCAGGCCGCCCTCGTCGATCATCCAGTCCAGGGCCTTGGGGGCCTCGGCCGCGAGGATCTCGACCAGCTCGGGGCTGCCGAAGAAGTCGCCGCCCTTGAGGGTGTCGGCCTTGTGGATCTCCTGGCTGTCGACGCCGAGCTTGAAGTTCTCCCGCATCTTCAGCTTGTCGGTCCAGGCGTTGTATTCGCCGCCGTTGATGATGGAGTTGCCCCCGTAGACGGGCATCTTCTCCAGGATGATGACGGTGCTGCCCTTGCCGGCGGCTTCGGCCGCGGCGGCGAGGCCCGCGAATCCGGAGCCGATGACGACCACGTCGTAGCTCTCGTCCCACTTGGTGGGCAGCTTCTTCTTGGCGGGGGGCGCGTCGGGCGCGGGCGCGGCGCCGAGGTTGAGCGCGAAGGTCCCCGCCGTGGCCGCCAGGCCCACCGCGAGCGAAGTCCTGAGGAAGCCTCTGCGATCGGAGCCCTGGGCTTCGCCCAGGCCGTCGTCCTGGTTCCCCCTGGCCTCGAGGTTGTCTGGGTTCTTCATGTCGTTCCCCTTTCCTGGTTATGGTGTTTGCCGTGCAGGGCGAGGCCCATGCGGCCAGGCCCCGCGGCAACCTCAGTGGTAGATGAATACCCTATGGATTAATTCCACAGTAGGCCCCCCGCACGAAACCCTCAAAGGTGAGAAAGCGGGGCAATTTCGGGTAGGGCCGCCTACCCGATTGGCAACGGAAAACCAAATCCGCATTGGCTTTACCTTCGCCCCGGAACCGTCCTGGAGCGGGTATACCCGACTCGCCGTTGACAAGACCTTGGCACAGGACAATGATCGGATCATCCCGAAACGAGAACGGCCGGCCCTTCCGGCCAAGCCATTCGAAGCGCCGCGGATGGGGGTTGCCATGGAGCAGCGATGGGCGTCCTTCGACGCCTCCATAGGTCAGGAGCTGTTCGAGGCGACGTCGGACCTGATCCTGGTGACCGATCCCCAGGGCGTCATCCTCCGGACCAACCGCAAGGCCGGGCGGGTCCTCGCCGACGCGCCCACCCTGGGGCTGCCCTTCTGGGTCAGGCTGGGCCTGCCCTGCGACACCCTGCAGGGGGCCCTGGAGGTCTGCTCCGCCCAGGTGCCGAAGTACGCCAGCACCGCCCTCCAGGCCGCCTTCGCCGTCCGGCTCGTCGCGCTGGGGGACGGCAGCGCCCCGGGCTTCCTGGTCCTGCTCAGCGAGATGACCGGCCCCTTCCTCCAGCGGGCGGAGCTCGAACGCCAGGTCCAGGAACGGGCCCAGGCCCTGGCCCGGTCCCAGAAGATGCTGCAGACCGTCTTCCAGGGGGTGGGCAAGGGCATCATCCTCGTCGACGAGGACCTGGAGGTCATCGGTTCGAACCAGAAGGCCTGCGAGACCTTCGGCATCCACCCCGAGAACATCCAGGGCGCCCACATCCGCTCGCTCTGCGACGAGCCGGGGCAGGCCGCCGTCCTGAGGATGCTGGACACCATCATCGAGAACCAGGTGCTGAGCGTCGAGGTGGGCGCCCTCTACTTCGACAAGCGCCGCTTCCCGGCCGTCTTCACCGTGAGCCTGATCACCGTCGAGGGGAGCAGGCTCTGGATCATCATCACCGAGGACATCTCCAGGCAGAAGGCGATGGAACAGGAGCTCAAGACCGGCAGGGTCCTCACGGAGGAGGCCAACATCGCCCTGCGCAGCGTCCTGAAGAGCATCCAGCTCGAGCAGGAGGAGCTCTCGGCCAAGCTCTCCCGCAGGATCACCAGCGACCTGATGCCGATCCTGCACAAGATCCGGTCCGCGCCCTCCGACGAGGTGCGCAACGGCTACATCGACTTCCTGGGCGAGCTCCTGGCCTCGCTGACCCGGAACACGGGGCCGCAGATGGATTTCGCGCTCCACCGGCTCAGCAAGACGGAGATGAAGATCTGCAATTTCATCCTGGCGGGGTTCAGCACCAAGGAGATCTGCGCCACGATGAACCTGGCCTTCGACACCGTCCAGACCCACCGGAAGAACATCCGGAGAAAGCTCGGCCTTTCGGGATCCGCCGGGATCAGCCTGCACGGGTACCTCAACAGCAAGAAGGCGGCGGTGCCCGCATGACCGCAGCCCGCACCGCAAGACTCCAGGGAGTTCCGATGTTCGACGAGACCTTTGACGTCCTGGTCGTCGGTTCCGGCTACGCCGGGCTCTCGGCGGCGATCGAGGCCAGGCTCGCGGGCCGGTCCGTGCTGGTCATCGAGAAGATGAAGCTGCCCGGAGGCAATTCCGCGCTCAGCGGCGGCCTGTTCGCGGTGGCCAACGCCCCCCTCCAGGCCGCTGAGGGGATCGAGGACTCGCCGGCCCTGCTGGCCGGGGACATGTTCAAGGCCGGCCACGGGCTGAACCACCCCGAGCTCGTGCGCACCGTGGCCGCCGGTTCCCTGGAGGCCTTCCTCTGGTGCCGGGACTACCTCGGCGTGGCCTTCGCCGACAGCCTGCACCATGGGGGCGGCCACTCCGTTCCGCGCACCTACAGTCCCGCCAACTGTTCCGGCTCCGTGATCCTGCAGGCCCTCCTGGTGAAGTGCCGGGAGCTGGGGATCCCCATCCGGCTGCAGACCGCGCTGGAGGGGTTCATCCTCGACGGGGACGGCCGGGTCACCGGGGCCGCCGTCCGCGCGGACTACATCTTCCCCCAGGAGGACAGCGGCGCCCCCCGCAGGATCGGGGCCGCCCAGGGCCTCGTCCTGGCCAGCGGCGGCTGGTGCCAGGACGTGGAATTCCGGAGGGTGCAGGACCCCGGCCTGGACGGCGCGCTGGAGACCACCAACCACCCCGGGGCCACGGCCGAGGGCCTGGTGAGCGCCCTCCGGATCGGCGCTACGCCCCTCCACCTCTCCTGGATCCAGCTGGGGCCCTGGACCTCCCGGGACGAGGAGGGCTGGGGGGTCAGCACCATGTTCTCGGTGCTGGTGGGCCTGCGCCACGGGGTCATGGTCGACGCGTCCACCGGAAGGCGCTTCGTGAACGAGCTCGCGGACCGGCTCTCCCGCGCCCGCGAAATGGTCGCCGCCGGGCGGGACCCCATGCTGATCGTGGGCGGAAGGGCGGCGCGGCAGTACCCGAACCTGGCGCAGTGCCTGAAGCGCGGAGCCGTGAAGCGCTACGGGACGCTCGAGGAGCTCGCCCAGGACCAGGCCATCGATCCGGCCGCGCTGTCGGAGACCCTGGAGCACTTCAACCGGTCGCTGGACGAAGGCGTCGACCTGGAATTCGGCAGGCCCCTGGGAACCCAGGAGCGGTACCGCGTCGAACCGCCCTACCACCTCGTGCGGCTCCGCCCCAAGCTCCACTACTGCAACGGCGGCATCCAGATCGACGCCGACGCCCGGGTCCTGGACCTCGGGCGCCACCAGCCGATCCCGGGCCTCCTGGCCGCCGGCGAGGTCACCGGCGGCGTGCACGGGGCCTGCAGGCTGGGCGGCATGGCCATCCCCGAGTGCATCGTGTTCGGCCGGATCGCGGGGAGGAACGCCTCCCGGGCCTGAAGGCGCTCACGCCAGCCGTGAGAACCTCCGGTTCGACTCCGGGAAGTCCGCCCCCAGGGCCAGCCACACGCAGAGCCCCGCGCCCAGGGCCGCGGCGAAGGCCGTCCCGTCCAGGCGCGCCCCGGGGGCCGGACCCGCGCCGCCCAGGCACGTGAGGAAGGCCCCCAGGGCCGCGACGGGGACCGCGACCCACTGGTAGAGCCGCAGCCCCCCGAGGACGGGGGTCTGGGGCTCGCCCCGGGTGCCTTCCTCCGCGAACCGGCCCAGGCTGTTGAGCACCAGGTAGACGCCGGCGATGAAGGGGAGGCCCGCGCCCACTCGCCAGAGGCGAAGGAGGACCAGCCAGGTCACGCCGTTCCAGAGGATCGAATAGAGGGGGGAGGGATGGAGGGGGAGGCCCCGGAGCCCGGAGAGCCGGGACACCCGGGACCGGGGATGGACGTAGCGGATGCCCACGGACGCCGGCGCCACCCGGCCGTGGCAGCAGCCCTGGACGAGGCACCGCACCCGGCCCAGGCCCTGGATCACGGGCCCCGCCACCGCTGCGGCGCCCAGCAGCAGCCAGCCCTGGCCAGAGAGGAGGTGCCCGGCCAGGACGCCGGCGAAGGTGCCCAGCACGCCGCCGTAATAGCCGTAGGGCCGGAGCAGCTCCGGGCCCCCCTCGACGAGCTGGGCCCACAGGCCCGCCCCGGCCAGGCCGCAGAGCACCACCAGCAGGATCTCCGGCGTGAGGGTTCCGCCCGTGAAGGCGCACATGAGGAGGACCCCCAGGCCCACCCCCAGGCCCGCCCAGAACCCGTGGTTGATGATGCGCAGGGGCCCCAGGCGCCACTCACGCCAGGAATTGGCCACCCTCTCGGCCCCGCGGCGCAGGAACTCCCATAGGGCGTCCGCGCGCAGGGCGCCCCAGCCCAGGAGGGCCCCGGCGGCCACGTCGGCCAGCGTGTGCATGCCCGTGGCCGCGCAGGCCCACACCACCAGTGCCGCCCAGAGCCGGGCGGCAGGCTTCCACCGGGGGGAGGCCGCCCCGGCCGCCAGGATCGCCCAGGCGGCGTGGAAGGACGGGAAGGCGCACATGGGGGTGTCGTGGAGGCGCTCCCACTGCAGGAGGCGCCCCAGGGGCCCGGCCGCCTCGAAGGGCCGGGGGGGCGCCATCACGGGCAGGACCGCGAAGCAGAGGGTGCCCGCAAGGGTGGCCACGAGCCCCGCGGTGCAGAACCGGCGCAGGTCCCGGCCGGACCGCGCCAGCCAGGGCACGGCGAGGACCCACAGGTAGAGGCTGGCGTAGGGGAGCTCGGCCTCCTCCACCACCGGCCAGCCCCGCTCGAAGGGAAGGCCGAGGTCGAGGGCGTCCCGGGGCGTGCCCAGGGCCGCCGCGAGCCCGTAGAGCAGAAGCCAGGGCAGGAGCACCAGGACGTAGGCGGAGGCCCGGTCCGCCGGGGTGGGCGGACCGTCCTGGGCCGCGGGAAGGCGCAGCAGGGGCCCGCGCCTTTCCCGGCCGAACCGCGCGTCCAGGGCCGGGCCCTCGTAGCCCAGCACGAGGGCCGCGCAGCCCAGGACCACCGCCGGGCCCACCAGCCAGAACCCGCTGCCCGAGCCCGTGGCCATGGCCGCGCCCAGGCACAGGACGCAGAATCCCGCGTAGATGGGATGCGGGGTGAGGGCGTAGAGGCCGCGGACCACGAGGCGCCGGGGCGGGTAGGCGTTCATGGGCAGGCCCTCCCCGTGGCGCGTGAGGGTCGCCATGGCCAGGAGCATCGCCAGGCCCCCCGCCGCCGCCAGGATCCGGCCGGCCCAGGCGGGGCCCGGCGGCGGGAGCCGGACCTGCCCGGCCGCGCCCCGCGCCCAGGCCCAGAGCAGGAGCGGCAGGAGGACCACGAAGAGGAGGGCGTAGAGGAGCTTGCCGAGGCGGGGGGACATGGGGGGCCTCATGGGGTGCCGACGGTTTCATGGATGACCCAGCCACGGACGTCCGGAGCGCCTTCCCTGTGCAGGACGCCGGAACTCCTCCATTTGCGCTCCCGCAGGGCGCCGAAGGAGGCCGGGACGAGGCCGGCGACGGCCGGGAACCGGAGGAGGCCCGGCGGCAGGACCGGCGCGTCCCGGATGACGAGGCGGTCCGGGACCTCGAGCTCCAAGGTGGCGCCGGGAAGGCTCACCCGGTCCTCCTCCACCCGCCCCCCGGCCACCTCCCGGCCGTCCAGGACGGTCCAGGTCCGCGGCGCGGCCCCGCGCCATCCGATCCACACCAGGGAGGCCCCCCCGCCCGCGAAGCGCCCCCAGCGCAGCTCCTCGAAGGGGAGGTGCCAGGGTCCGTACCCGAGGTCCAGGCGCTCGGCGTAGCCGTCGCCCCGGAGGCGCCGCCCGCCCAGGACGAGCTCCACCGCCGAGGCCGGCTGCAGGCAGGCCCAGGTGAGGTCCCGGCCCTGGCGCTCGTGCAGCCGCAGCGTGCATGGCGGGCAGCGCGCCTCCCACCGGCCCTCCAGGTCCAGGGGACGGCAGGACCAGCCGAGGTGGCCGTCCAGGACCCTGGGCTCGTCCGAAGGGCGGAAGGAGGACGCCGCCTCCCCTTCGGCCCCCAGGCGGCTGCAGTAGCTCAGGTCCAGCCCCCCCAGGCTCAGCCGGGCCCAATAGCCGATGAAGACCTCCCCGTGGGGGGTGACGCAGTCGAGGTACCACTTGCGAAGGCGGAAGGCGTCCATGGGTCTCTGGGGGCTTTCGCCCATCCTACTCCTGGATGGCGCGGAGGTCCTGGAGGTTCCAAAAAACAATCAATTCAACATATAGCCGGGAATTTCCGGAGAACCCTATCAGTCCCAGGGAATAGCCGGGACAATGGACCCAAGGAGCCCCAGACCATGCCCAACGCTCATCCGGACCTGTCGCAGCGGATGACCACGCCCCTCCTGCCCTGGGCCCTGGCCCTGGCGGGCGGCGCGCTCATGGCCAGCGACATCGAGCCGGTGCTGAGGGTCGCCGGGTTCCTGGCGGCGGCGGGGGGCGGGGCTTCCCTCCACCTGTCCATGAAGCGGCACCGGGAGACCATGGCCCGGCTCCTCGCGGCCATCCCCCTGCCGGAGAAGGGCGAGGAGCTGTTCCGCGCCCTGCCCCGGGCCTGGTCGGCCCTGGAGGCGGAGAACCACCGGCTGGCCAACGAGGTCGAGGCCGAGGACCAGGTGCGCCGCCAGATTCTCGCCAACCTGCGCACGGGGATCGTGCTCCTGGGCCTGGACCGCCAGATCCGGCTCTTCAACCCCAAGGCCCGGACCATCCTGGGCGCCTCCAGCCACCTGGGGGAGGGCGAGTCGCTGGTGTCGGCCTTCCGGGAGCCCGAGAGCCTGCGCAACCTCCAGGACGCCTACGGGGGCGCCTTCCGGGAGTGGACCCTCAAGCGCAACCCCAGGACCATCCGCCTGCGGGCCGTGCCCTTCCCCGCCCCCGCGGGGGAGGGGACCTGGGTGCTGGTCACCCTGGACGACATCACCCACTTCGAGGCCCTGGAGACCACCCGCCAGAAGTTCATCTCCAACGCCAGCCACGAGCTGAAGACGCCGGTGACGGGCATCCGGGTGGCGGTGGAGAACCTCCAGGACGGGGCCCTCGTCCTCCCCGAGGGCGACACCAGCCTGAAGATCATCCTGCGCAGCCTGGACCGCATGGTCATGCTCCTGGACGACATCTCGGAGCTGAGCCGCATCGAGACCGGCGCCCTGCGCCTGGATGCCAGGCCCCTGACGGTGGGGCCCTTCATGACCGAATTCCTGGAGAGCGTCCAGCCCCTGGCCCGGGTCCGGAACGTGCGCATCCTGTCCGACGTGGAACCCGGCGCCACGGGCCACGCCTTCCGGGCCGACCCCATGCGCCTGGGCCAGCTCCTGGAGAACCTGGTGTCCAACGCCGTGAAGTTCGGGCCCCCGGAATCCGAGGTGCGGGTCGCGGCGCGCCTGGAAGGCGACGCCCTGGCCTTTTCCGTGGCCGACCAGGGCCCGGGCATCGGCTCGCAGGACCTGCCCCGGATCTTCGAGCGCTTCTTCCGGGCCCCGGCCACCCGGGGCGTGCCGGGCACCGGCCTGGGCCTCTCCATCGTCAAGCACCTGGCCGTGCTCATGGGCGGCGAGGTGGACGTGCAAAGCGAACCGGGCCGGGGCGCCATATTCACCTTCCGCCTCCCGGCGGCCGAAATGAAACCGTAGCCCCTTCCCCGAGGTGCCCTTGTCCCAGCCCGTCATGACCCCCGCACCCGGCAGCCGCATCGTGCGGTATGTGGGCGACCGCGTGCGCTTCACGCTCGAGGGGCAGGGCCCGGCCTTCCTGCGCACCAACCTCACCCGGGGCGCCCAGGCCCGGCAGGAGGTCATCGCCCTATCCGGGGCCGTCACCAGCGGCACCCGCACCTTCGCCGGCGCCTCCTGGCGGGACATCCCCCTGACGCAGCGGGACGGCCTCTGGGAGCTGGACCTGCCGCTCACCGAGGTGGGCCACTTCCGGGCCAAGGCCTACCGCCTGGACGAGGCCGGCACCCAGCACTGGCCCGAGGGCGCCGACGTGGGCATCTCCGTCCACCCCGACCACCTGCGCACCGGCAACACCATCTACTGCGCCTTCCCCCGAATGTTCGGCCCTTCCCGCACCGGCCGCAGCACCCGGGAGCCCGTGCTGGACGAGCAGCTCAACAGCCTGGACCAGCGCGGCTTCACCGTGATCCCCCCCTCGGGCAAGCTGCGCGAGCTCACCGCCTGCGTGCCCCACATTCTCGGGACCCTGGGCTGCCGCATCCTGCACCTGCTGCCCCTGGGCCCCACCCCCACGACCTTCGCGCGCTTCGGGCGCTTCGGCAGCCCCTACGCCCAGCAGGACCTCACCGCCATCGACCCCGCCCTGGTGGAGTTCGACGAGCGCACCA from Geothrix sp. 21YS21S-2 includes these protein-coding regions:
- a CDS encoding PAS domain S-box protein, whose product is MEQRWASFDASIGQELFEATSDLILVTDPQGVILRTNRKAGRVLADAPTLGLPFWVRLGLPCDTLQGALEVCSAQVPKYASTALQAAFAVRLVALGDGSAPGFLVLLSEMTGPFLQRAELERQVQERAQALARSQKMLQTVFQGVGKGIILVDEDLEVIGSNQKACETFGIHPENIQGAHIRSLCDEPGQAAVLRMLDTIIENQVLSVEVGALYFDKRRFPAVFTVSLITVEGSRLWIIITEDISRQKAMEQELKTGRVLTEEANIALRSVLKSIQLEQEELSAKLSRRITSDLMPILHKIRSAPSDEVRNGYIDFLGELLASLTRNTGPQMDFALHRLSKTEMKICNFILAGFSTKEICATMNLAFDTVQTHRKNIRRKLGLSGSAGISLHGYLNSKKAAVPA
- a CDS encoding twin-arginine translocase TatA/TatE family subunit; amino-acid sequence: MGNLGMTEILLIGACLLIFFGPSKLPELGKSLGKGIQEFKKASKELTAGLKD
- a CDS encoding permease produces the protein MSECCGGARPEPAPSFLRRGGWILLALPAWILLYAVIHRLSEVIAFSLLGLAPRSHLGEAVAFFFYDTPKVLLLLTLIVFIVTFLQTFISPGRVRDALSRRNPGLGNAMASLFGIVTPFCSCSAVPLFIGFLKAGVPLGVTFSFLVAAPMVNEVALGMLFAMFGWKIALLYAGTGVAIAFFAGLVLGRMNMERHLEGWVQEALKAPALADAGEERPSLAARIGQAVQGVKDIVGKVWLYILVGILVGAFIHGFVPEAFMASLLGRKSWYSVPLAVAIGVPLYSNAAGVMPIVEALLGKGAALGSTLAFMMAVIGLSLPETVILRRVMRPRLIGAFVGVVAAGILLVGYLFNAIL
- a CDS encoding cytochrome c3 family protein, with protein sequence MRRFFEYGVMALLLAFAGGLGAAPAKAPAGCTACHPDFKSLLGEAHPAVKGKAIAECLPCHGKPAPAAGKNAFGVRIHRGHAAPESGVPCSACHDFKPGRSFTVKGGKRNLGKPNAGDFARTRELMPVPGAAAFLSGQHAAKLVSCSGCHGPAFPLKGDEVANDRCLACHGSYEALAEKTKPREAHGLNPHKSHYGEISCTACHFGHQKSVVLCKDCHPKTTLVIPFDK
- a CDS encoding helix-turn-helix transcriptional regulator; the encoded protein is MAEDLRSLVDRLKAVSHPLRLRVLALVGAGELCVCQVAETLSVPASSVSEALRELRRAGFVTERKEGRWVFVSCPEPAPPLLEILLREASSLPEANLDRARVAAVKGIPVQDVCRKQLAGMDEATHV
- a CDS encoding DUF4382 domain-containing protein; translation: MRSIHVLPVVLGLAGLLGCGGSGSGTPAPRSSAMNVTLVDGPTTAYTSILLSIQSVEISRDGGSWMTLGTVGGTPVDLLTLTGGVSRSLLRGVALDPGSYGQMRLILGSTGNSVVLKDGTTHALTVPSGAQTGIKLIGPFVVQAGTTADIWIDFDAAHSVQVVGAGASGKYLLRPTCFAYEKAVTGSITGILTDQADGSALAGVPVFAEVLDGAGKPSIVRSATTGATGAYTLDLLPVGGTYYVVSLPAPGTFYGPKASDGFSLTSATPTFTFSAAFTATAGVGTLNGTVTPLATASQSDGIDLLATLASTPGGATHTFILDRDMAVVGATETFTFGSLPAGTYSLVGNRTTTAGDGSTTVAVAVPVAATVTAGATTAATVAF
- a CDS encoding flavocytochrome c is translated as MKNPDNLEARGNQDDGLGEAQGSDRRGFLRTSLAVGLAATAGTFALNLGAAPAPDAPPAKKKLPTKWDESYDVVVIGSGFAGLAAAAEAAGKGSTVIILEKMPVYGGNSIINGGEYNAWTDKLKMRENFKLGVDSQEIHKADTLKGGDFFGSPELVEILAAEAPKALDWMIDEGGLQLRQILNRTGGHSQYRTHTCIEGVGKGFTEALRKIAEKRGAKMRLKAKVSWLWRKDVDSPVLGVELETGRGPVNIRARKAVVLASGGFGHDVPMRTIYNPTLTAGYNCTNHKGATGEMIRYAQAVGADTLHMAFIQLYPFADPETGILDAPAVYPFRGPGYGIVYVNEKGVRFVNEQERRDVVARAEMATGGKKTFSIFNEAMIPKMGTMEEANKAVAAGRFVRAATIAELATKIGLDPAVLTETMRKHDSYLKDKKDPEFGKNITSVMVSQEQGPYYAIAQWPAVHHTMGGLRVNKETQVLDIWGKPIPHLYAAGEITGGLHGANRLGGNATPDATVFGRIAGLKAAAEKI